The following proteins come from a genomic window of Populus alba chromosome 12, ASM523922v2, whole genome shotgun sequence:
- the LOC118044597 gene encoding uncharacterized protein isoform X3, translating into MSTPSPILKRPKLEQRNNEDDNEASLNQKSNENNGREEEDSVEEQKVAFIALIEHRSREVQHLKQRLSYYKTQLVEAEKRLEDSQTKLARLSGRSNASVANKPSVENGIKKVKMERKSPSPVRLNEASSSSQPQSRTELVIPAVNPKVPQTVRSVGSGARISCGSSAQLSSLAPSNGVVNVKVEKPYSAANVKVEKSNSAVKVKIEKCHRSSSDVEVVEIQDRGNKRKIEQKEHKELIPLVSRSSAPCTVHCHTSNHISSQHKRKLRSVAVCPVNDQLFVSSALDGMINLWQLQARGSGASLLSTTDSASPVQRRWPEDIAWHPLGNSLFSAYTADSGDAQISVLNLNKTQGRARVTFLEDKPHIKGIINGIEFMPWENTCFVTGGSDHGVVLWNEKDEENSWKPKALHRNMHSSAVMGVAGMQQKQIVLSAGADKRIVGFDVQVGRADFKHQLDSRCMSVLPNPCDFNLFMVQTGSHIQDSWEAT; encoded by the exons atgagcaCGCCTTCTCCGATCCTGAAAAGGCCAAAACTAGAGCAGCGAAACAACGAAGACGATAATGAAGCGTCGCTAAATCAAAAATCGAACGAGAACAACggtagagaagaagaagatagcgTAGAAGAGCAAAAGGTCGCTTTCATTGCTTTAATCGAACACCGCTCTCGTGAAGTCCAACATCTTAAGCAACGCCTTTCTTATTATAAAACTCAg CTTGTTGAAGCGGAGAAGAGGTTAGAGGATTCTCAGACGAAATTGGCTCGGTTAAGTGGAAGAAGCAATGCATCAGTGGCGAATAAACCTTCTGTGGAGAACGGTATCAAGAAAGTGAAGATGGAGAGGAAGTCGCCAAGTCCTGTTCGTTTGAATGAAGCTTCTTCTAGCAGTCAGCCTCAATCTAGAACTGAACTTGTGATTCCTGCTGTGAATCCGAAAGTTCCCCAAACAGTAAGATCGGTGGGTTCTGGTGCGAGGATTTCATGTGGTTCTAGTGCTCAACTGAGTTCTCTTGCTCCTTCTAATGGTGTTGTAAATGTGAAAGTAGAAAAACCTTATAGTGCTGCGAATGTGAAAGTGGAAAAATCCAATAGTGCAGTGAAAGTGAAGATTGAAAAGTGTCACAGAAGTTCTTCTGATGTTGAAGTTGTTGAAATTCAGGATCGAGGAAATAAAAGGAAGATTg AACAGAAAGAACACAAGGAATTGATTCCGCTGGTGTCTAGGAGCTCTGCTCCATGCACAGTCCACTGCCATACAAGTAATCATATCTCTAGTCAGCACAAAAGAAAGTTGAGAAGTGTTGCTGTATGTCCGGTGAATGATCAGCTTTTTGTATCCAG TGCTTTAGATGGAATGATCAACCTATGGCAACTACAAGCTAGAGG GTCAGGTGCCTCTCTGCTTAGCACCACTGATAGTGCGTCTCCAGTGCAACGGCGATGGCCAGAAGATATAGCTTGGCACCCTCTGGGAAATAGCTTATTTTCTGCTTACACTGCAGATAGTGGGGATGCTCAGATATCAGTTCtgaatttgaataaaacacaaggG AGAGCACGGGTAACTTTCTTGGAGGACAAACCTCATATTAAGGGTATTATAAACGGCATAGAGTTCATGCCTTGGGAAAATACCTGTTTTGTCACTGGTGGCAGTGATCATGGTGTTGTTCTTTGGaatgagaaagatgaagagaaCTCATGGAAGCCAAAGGCATTGCACAGGAATATGCATTCTTCTGCAGTCATGGGGGTTGCTGGGATGCAGCAAAAGCAGATTGTACTGTCTGCTGGTGCAGACAAGAGAATTGTTGGGTTTGATGTGCAAGTTGGGAGAGCAGACTTTAAACATCAACTCGACAGCAGATGCATGAGTGTTCTGCCAAATCCATGCGACTTCAATCTATTCATGGTCCAAACAGG ATCTCATATTCAGGACTCTTGGGAAGCAACTTAG
- the LOC118044597 gene encoding uncharacterized protein isoform X1: protein MSTPSPILKRPKLEQRNNEDDNEASLNQKSNENNGREEEDSVEEQKVAFIALIEHRSREVQHLKQRLSYYKTQLVEAEKRLEDSQTKLARLSGRSNASVANKPSVENGIKKVKMERKSPSPVRLNEASSSSQPQSRTELVIPAVNPKVPQTVRSVGSGARISCGSSAQLSSLAPSNGVVNVKVEKPYSAANVKVEKSNSAVKVKIEKCHRSSSDVEVVEIQDRGNKRKIEQKEHKELIPLVSRSSAPCTVHCHTSNHISSQHKRKLRSVAVCPVNDQLFVSSALDGMINLWQLQARGSGASLLSTTDSASPVQRRWPEDIAWHPLGNSLFSAYTADSGDAQISVLNLNKTQGRARVTFLEDKPHIKGIINGIEFMPWENTCFVTGGSDHGVVLWNEKDEENSWKPKALHRNMHSSAVMGVAGMQQKQIVLSAGADKRIVGFDVQVGRADFKHQLDSRCMSVLPNPCDFNLFMVQTGTLGKQLRLFDIRLRQTEIHSFGFKQESSDSQSALINQAWSPDGLYLTSGSVDPVIHVFDIRYNYHKPSQSIKAHQKRVFKAVWHYSLPLLISISSDLHIGLHKII, encoded by the exons atgagcaCGCCTTCTCCGATCCTGAAAAGGCCAAAACTAGAGCAGCGAAACAACGAAGACGATAATGAAGCGTCGCTAAATCAAAAATCGAACGAGAACAACggtagagaagaagaagatagcgTAGAAGAGCAAAAGGTCGCTTTCATTGCTTTAATCGAACACCGCTCTCGTGAAGTCCAACATCTTAAGCAACGCCTTTCTTATTATAAAACTCAg CTTGTTGAAGCGGAGAAGAGGTTAGAGGATTCTCAGACGAAATTGGCTCGGTTAAGTGGAAGAAGCAATGCATCAGTGGCGAATAAACCTTCTGTGGAGAACGGTATCAAGAAAGTGAAGATGGAGAGGAAGTCGCCAAGTCCTGTTCGTTTGAATGAAGCTTCTTCTAGCAGTCAGCCTCAATCTAGAACTGAACTTGTGATTCCTGCTGTGAATCCGAAAGTTCCCCAAACAGTAAGATCGGTGGGTTCTGGTGCGAGGATTTCATGTGGTTCTAGTGCTCAACTGAGTTCTCTTGCTCCTTCTAATGGTGTTGTAAATGTGAAAGTAGAAAAACCTTATAGTGCTGCGAATGTGAAAGTGGAAAAATCCAATAGTGCAGTGAAAGTGAAGATTGAAAAGTGTCACAGAAGTTCTTCTGATGTTGAAGTTGTTGAAATTCAGGATCGAGGAAATAAAAGGAAGATTg AACAGAAAGAACACAAGGAATTGATTCCGCTGGTGTCTAGGAGCTCTGCTCCATGCACAGTCCACTGCCATACAAGTAATCATATCTCTAGTCAGCACAAAAGAAAGTTGAGAAGTGTTGCTGTATGTCCGGTGAATGATCAGCTTTTTGTATCCAG TGCTTTAGATGGAATGATCAACCTATGGCAACTACAAGCTAGAGG GTCAGGTGCCTCTCTGCTTAGCACCACTGATAGTGCGTCTCCAGTGCAACGGCGATGGCCAGAAGATATAGCTTGGCACCCTCTGGGAAATAGCTTATTTTCTGCTTACACTGCAGATAGTGGGGATGCTCAGATATCAGTTCtgaatttgaataaaacacaaggG AGAGCACGGGTAACTTTCTTGGAGGACAAACCTCATATTAAGGGTATTATAAACGGCATAGAGTTCATGCCTTGGGAAAATACCTGTTTTGTCACTGGTGGCAGTGATCATGGTGTTGTTCTTTGGaatgagaaagatgaagagaaCTCATGGAAGCCAAAGGCATTGCACAGGAATATGCATTCTTCTGCAGTCATGGGGGTTGCTGGGATGCAGCAAAAGCAGATTGTACTGTCTGCTGGTGCAGACAAGAGAATTGTTGGGTTTGATGTGCAAGTTGGGAGAGCAGACTTTAAACATCAACTCGACAGCAGATGCATGAGTGTTCTGCCAAATCCATGCGACTTCAATCTATTCATGGTCCAAACAGG GACTCTTGGGAAGCAACTTAGGTTGTTCGATATTAGATTGAGGCAAACGGAAATTCATTCCTTTGGGTTTAAACAAGAGAGTAGTGACTCTCAGTCAGCTCTGATCAATCAAGCTTGGTCTCCTGATGGTTTGTACCTCACATCTGGTTCGGTAGACCCTGTGATCCATGTCTTTGATATAAGGTACAATTACCACAAGCCATCCCAGTCCATAAAAGCTCATCAGAAACGAGTCTTTAAAGCAGTATGGCATTATTCCCTCCCGCTTCTGATTTCCATATCTTCTGATCTGCACATCGGACTGCACAAGATCATATAA
- the LOC118044597 gene encoding uncharacterized protein isoform X2, with protein MSTPSPILKRPKLEQRNNEDDNEASLNQKSNENNGREEEDSVEEQKVAFIALIEHRSREVQHLKQRLSYYKTQLVEAEKRLEDSQTKLARLSGRSNASVANKPSVENGIKKVKMERKSPSPVRLNEASSSSQPQSRTELVIPAVNPKVPQTVRSVGSGARISCGSSAQLSSLAPSNGVVNVKVEKPYSAANVKVEKSNSAVKVKIEKCHRSSSDVEVVEIQDRGNKRKIEQKEHKELIPLVSRSSAPCTVHCHTSNHISSQHKRKLRSVAVCPVNDQLFVSSALDGMINLWQLQARGSGASLLSTTDSASPVQRRWPEDIAWHPLGNSLFSAYTADSGDAQISVLNLNKTQGRARVTFLEDKPHIKGIINGIEFMPWENTCFVTGGSDHGVVLWNEKDEENSWKPKALHRNMHSSAVMGVAGMQQKQIVLSAGADKRIVGFDVQVGRADFKHQLDSRCMSVLPNPCDFNLFMVQTGRSHIQDSWEAT; from the exons atgagcaCGCCTTCTCCGATCCTGAAAAGGCCAAAACTAGAGCAGCGAAACAACGAAGACGATAATGAAGCGTCGCTAAATCAAAAATCGAACGAGAACAACggtagagaagaagaagatagcgTAGAAGAGCAAAAGGTCGCTTTCATTGCTTTAATCGAACACCGCTCTCGTGAAGTCCAACATCTTAAGCAACGCCTTTCTTATTATAAAACTCAg CTTGTTGAAGCGGAGAAGAGGTTAGAGGATTCTCAGACGAAATTGGCTCGGTTAAGTGGAAGAAGCAATGCATCAGTGGCGAATAAACCTTCTGTGGAGAACGGTATCAAGAAAGTGAAGATGGAGAGGAAGTCGCCAAGTCCTGTTCGTTTGAATGAAGCTTCTTCTAGCAGTCAGCCTCAATCTAGAACTGAACTTGTGATTCCTGCTGTGAATCCGAAAGTTCCCCAAACAGTAAGATCGGTGGGTTCTGGTGCGAGGATTTCATGTGGTTCTAGTGCTCAACTGAGTTCTCTTGCTCCTTCTAATGGTGTTGTAAATGTGAAAGTAGAAAAACCTTATAGTGCTGCGAATGTGAAAGTGGAAAAATCCAATAGTGCAGTGAAAGTGAAGATTGAAAAGTGTCACAGAAGTTCTTCTGATGTTGAAGTTGTTGAAATTCAGGATCGAGGAAATAAAAGGAAGATTg AACAGAAAGAACACAAGGAATTGATTCCGCTGGTGTCTAGGAGCTCTGCTCCATGCACAGTCCACTGCCATACAAGTAATCATATCTCTAGTCAGCACAAAAGAAAGTTGAGAAGTGTTGCTGTATGTCCGGTGAATGATCAGCTTTTTGTATCCAG TGCTTTAGATGGAATGATCAACCTATGGCAACTACAAGCTAGAGG GTCAGGTGCCTCTCTGCTTAGCACCACTGATAGTGCGTCTCCAGTGCAACGGCGATGGCCAGAAGATATAGCTTGGCACCCTCTGGGAAATAGCTTATTTTCTGCTTACACTGCAGATAGTGGGGATGCTCAGATATCAGTTCtgaatttgaataaaacacaaggG AGAGCACGGGTAACTTTCTTGGAGGACAAACCTCATATTAAGGGTATTATAAACGGCATAGAGTTCATGCCTTGGGAAAATACCTGTTTTGTCACTGGTGGCAGTGATCATGGTGTTGTTCTTTGGaatgagaaagatgaagagaaCTCATGGAAGCCAAAGGCATTGCACAGGAATATGCATTCTTCTGCAGTCATGGGGGTTGCTGGGATGCAGCAAAAGCAGATTGTACTGTCTGCTGGTGCAGACAAGAGAATTGTTGGGTTTGATGTGCAAGTTGGGAGAGCAGACTTTAAACATCAACTCGACAGCAGATGCATGAGTGTTCTGCCAAATCCATGCGACTTCAATCTATTCATGGTCCAAACAGG AAGATCTCATATTCAGGACTCTTGGGAAGCAACTTAG
- the LOC118044597 gene encoding uncharacterized protein isoform X4 encodes MERKSPSPVRLNEASSSSQPQSRTELVIPAVNPKVPQTVRSVGSGARISCGSSAQLSSLAPSNGVVNVKVEKPYSAANVKVEKSNSAVKVKIEKCHRSSSDVEVVEIQDRGNKRKIEQKEHKELIPLVSRSSAPCTVHCHTSNHISSQHKRKLRSVAVCPVNDQLFVSSALDGMINLWQLQARGSGASLLSTTDSASPVQRRWPEDIAWHPLGNSLFSAYTADSGDAQISVLNLNKTQGRARVTFLEDKPHIKGIINGIEFMPWENTCFVTGGSDHGVVLWNEKDEENSWKPKALHRNMHSSAVMGVAGMQQKQIVLSAGADKRIVGFDVQVGRADFKHQLDSRCMSVLPNPCDFNLFMVQTGTLGKQLRLFDIRLRQTEIHSFGFKQESSDSQSALINQAWSPDGLYLTSGSVDPVIHVFDIRYNYHKPSQSIKAHQKRVFKAVWHYSLPLLISISSDLHIGLHKII; translated from the exons ATGGAGAGGAAGTCGCCAAGTCCTGTTCGTTTGAATGAAGCTTCTTCTAGCAGTCAGCCTCAATCTAGAACTGAACTTGTGATTCCTGCTGTGAATCCGAAAGTTCCCCAAACAGTAAGATCGGTGGGTTCTGGTGCGAGGATTTCATGTGGTTCTAGTGCTCAACTGAGTTCTCTTGCTCCTTCTAATGGTGTTGTAAATGTGAAAGTAGAAAAACCTTATAGTGCTGCGAATGTGAAAGTGGAAAAATCCAATAGTGCAGTGAAAGTGAAGATTGAAAAGTGTCACAGAAGTTCTTCTGATGTTGAAGTTGTTGAAATTCAGGATCGAGGAAATAAAAGGAAGATTg AACAGAAAGAACACAAGGAATTGATTCCGCTGGTGTCTAGGAGCTCTGCTCCATGCACAGTCCACTGCCATACAAGTAATCATATCTCTAGTCAGCACAAAAGAAAGTTGAGAAGTGTTGCTGTATGTCCGGTGAATGATCAGCTTTTTGTATCCAG TGCTTTAGATGGAATGATCAACCTATGGCAACTACAAGCTAGAGG GTCAGGTGCCTCTCTGCTTAGCACCACTGATAGTGCGTCTCCAGTGCAACGGCGATGGCCAGAAGATATAGCTTGGCACCCTCTGGGAAATAGCTTATTTTCTGCTTACACTGCAGATAGTGGGGATGCTCAGATATCAGTTCtgaatttgaataaaacacaaggG AGAGCACGGGTAACTTTCTTGGAGGACAAACCTCATATTAAGGGTATTATAAACGGCATAGAGTTCATGCCTTGGGAAAATACCTGTTTTGTCACTGGTGGCAGTGATCATGGTGTTGTTCTTTGGaatgagaaagatgaagagaaCTCATGGAAGCCAAAGGCATTGCACAGGAATATGCATTCTTCTGCAGTCATGGGGGTTGCTGGGATGCAGCAAAAGCAGATTGTACTGTCTGCTGGTGCAGACAAGAGAATTGTTGGGTTTGATGTGCAAGTTGGGAGAGCAGACTTTAAACATCAACTCGACAGCAGATGCATGAGTGTTCTGCCAAATCCATGCGACTTCAATCTATTCATGGTCCAAACAGG GACTCTTGGGAAGCAACTTAGGTTGTTCGATATTAGATTGAGGCAAACGGAAATTCATTCCTTTGGGTTTAAACAAGAGAGTAGTGACTCTCAGTCAGCTCTGATCAATCAAGCTTGGTCTCCTGATGGTTTGTACCTCACATCTGGTTCGGTAGACCCTGTGATCCATGTCTTTGATATAAGGTACAATTACCACAAGCCATCCCAGTCCATAAAAGCTCATCAGAAACGAGTCTTTAAAGCAGTATGGCATTATTCCCTCCCGCTTCTGATTTCCATATCTTCTGATCTGCACATCGGACTGCACAAGATCATATAA
- the LOC118044666 gene encoding protein BONZAI 1, with amino-acid sequence MGNCFSDVAGGRAAVGGSADAASAAAGNDAVDHFLKSRGLYGSQIELSFSATNMRDRDVLSKSDPMLVGYTKGRDGTLTEAFRTEVVLNSLNPTWIAKHTITFQFEVVQTLVFHAYDVDTQFHNIDVKMLKLEEQQFLGEASCVLSEVVTRPSRSLTLDLVYREDPTIPGNPRRCGQLIVHAEECISSKTTTEMILKCSNLEQKDLFSRSDPFLLISKIVEAGLPIPVCKTEVLKNDNHPIWKPVFLSIQQVGSKENPLMIECFNFNSSGKHDLIGKVQKSLAELEKLHSSGEGVHLFLPTTIGHSYQNKLLKSQIFVENFSQSSRHTFLDYLTGGCELNFMVAIDFTASNGNPRLPDSLHYLDPSGRLNAYQRAIIEVGEVLQFYDSDKRFPAWGFGARPIDGPVSHCFNLNGSNNHCEVDGVQGIMIAYTSALYNVSLAGPTLFGPVISNAALIASQSLANGGRKYFVLLIITDGVVTDLQETKDAIVKASDLPLSILIVGVGGADFKEMEILDADKGDRLESSTGRVASRDIVQFIPLRDVQSGEISVVQELLAELPTQFLSYMRSRNIQPNI; translated from the exons ATGGGGAATTGCTTCTCTGACGTTGCCGGCGGTAGGGCGGCAGTTGGCGGCAGCGCCGATGCCGCTTCTGCCGCAGCTGGAAACGACGCTGTAGATCATTTTCTTAAGTCTCGTGGCTTGTACGGCTCTCAGATCGAG TTATCGTTTTCTGCTACGAACATGCGTGACCGGGATGTGCTTTCAAAG AGTGACCCTATGTTGGTTGGTTATACCAAAGGAAGAGATGGAACACTTACTGAAGCTTTTCGCACAGAAGTAGTTCTTAATTCATTAAATCCAACGTGGATTGCAAAACACACTATTACATTCCAGTTTGAAGTTGTTCAGACGTTGGT GTTTCACGCATATGACGTTGACACTCAATTTCACAACATAGATGTTAAG ATGCTTAAGCTAGAGGAGCAACAATTTCTTGGTGAAGCATCTTGTGTGTTATCTGAG GTTGTGACCAGGCCAAGCAGGTCATTGACTTTAGATCTTGTATACAGAGAAGATCCTACGATACCAGGCAATCCACGTCGCTGTGGACAGCTTATTGTACATGCCGAGGAATGCATTAGCTCAAAGACAACAACAGAGATGATATTAAAGTGCTCAAATTTGGAACAAAAGGATCTGTTCTCAAGAAGT GAcccttttttgttaatatcaaaaattgtTGAGGCTGGGCTCCCCATACCTGTGTGTAAAACAGAAGTCCTAAAAAACGATAACCACCCAATATGGAAACCAGTCTTTTTGAGCATTCAACAAGTTGGAAGCAAG GAAAATCCATTAATGATCGAGTGCTTTAACTTCAATAGCAGTGGCAAGCATGATTTAATTGG AAAAGTTCAAAAATCATTAGCTGAGTTGGAAAAGCTTCATTCTAGTGGTGAAGGAGTGCATTTATTTTTACCCACTACCATTGGGCATAGCTATCAGAATAAG CTATTAAAGAGCCAGATATTTGTGGAAAATTTTTCCCAAAGTAGCCGACACACTTTTCTGGATTACTTGACCGGGGGATGTGAACTGAACTTCATGGTGGCAATTGATTTCACAG CTTCTAATGGAAATCCCCGCCTCCCTGATTCCTTGCATTATCTTGATCCTTCTGGACGGCTAAATGCATACCAAAGA GCAATCATAGAGGTCGGGGAAGTGTTGCAGTTTTATGATTCAGATAAGCGCTTTCCAGCCTGGGGATTTGGAGCACGACCAATTGATGGTCCAGTCTCACATTGTTTTAACTTGAACGGAAGCAATAATCACTGTGAG GTTGATGGTGTGCAGGGAATTATGATAGCATATACCAGTGCTCTCTATAATGTTTCTCTGGCAGGGCCAACACTCTTTGGACCTGTGATCAGCAATGCTGCGCTAATTGCTAGCCAGTCCCTTGCAAATGgaggaagaaaatattttgttttgttaataattacA GATGGAGTTGTAACTGATCTCCAAGAAACCAAAGATGCCATAGTGAAAGCATCTGACCTACCTCTATCAATCCTCATTGTTGGAGTTGGAGGAGCTGACTTTAAAGAAATGGAG ATTTTAGATGCTGATAAAGGAGATAGACTAGAAAGTTCAACTGGGCGTGTAGCTTCGCGTGATATAGTCCAGTTTATACCATTACGAGATGTACAAA GTGGAGAGATTTCTGTTGTTCAAGAACTTCTGGCAGAGCTACCGACCCAATTTTTATCCTACATGCGATCGAGAAATATCCAACCAAACATTTGA